The Sneathiella limimaris region CATGACCTGGTGAATCTTTTGGGCGGTCAGTGTACTTCCAGTGAAGCAAATTCCATCTAGACCTTCTAACTCCGTTAAAGCCTGCCCGGTTTCAACACCACCAACCAGTAAATGAAGATTGTCTTTGGGAATCCCTGCCTTATGCATAAGCTCAACAGCAAATCCCCCTATTAGAGGTGTTTGAGGCGCCGGCTTTGCTAACACCGTGTTACCAGCGACAAGCGCCGCCACAATCTGTCCTGTAAAAATGGCGAGGGGAAAGTTCCAGGGAGAGATGCATACAAACACCCCACGAGCGGCCGTGTTTTCAGTCAGCTCTTCTGCACGGTCCGCGTAATACCGGCAAAAATCAACAGCCTCACGAACTTCATTCAAAGCATCAAGCGGGATTTTTGCCGCCTCTCGGGTTAAGATCGCCATCAATTCAGCGGAATTTTCTTCGTATAAATCTGCTATTTTCCGAAGGACATCCGCTCGAGTTTGAACAGAGGTATTTTCCCACTGGACCACCGCTGAGCGCGCCCGTTCATAAGCCTGCTGCACCACATCCCTATCTGCTTCCAAATAACTGCCAACCCTGTCACCGAAATCCGCAGGATTAAATATTGGCTTCAAATTTTCCGCATCTTTAGTGGTGCCCGCAAGCCAGGTTTTGTCTGAGAAGTGTTGAAGTGATGCCTCATATGCAAATTGAACATCCGGATTAGAAAAATTTCGGCCCAAAGAATTTTTTCGACCCTCTGGGTAGATATCCAATGGGAGCGGCAAGGTATTTGGTTTGGATTCCAGACCTTTCATTAAAACTTCAATGGGATCCCTCACGACCTGCCGAGGGGGCACTTTCTCATCAAAGACCTGATTTACAAAGGAACTGTTGGCACCGTTTTCAAGAAGTCGACGAACTAGATATGCGAGCAAATCCTCATGAATACCAACTGGAGCATATATTCGGCAGCGTGTTTTATTCTTTTGCTTTGCCAAGCCGTGGAGCGCCTCCCCCATACCATGCAAACGCTGAAACTCAAAAGCATCAAGATCAGTCGCCATGTTCAGAACACTCATAACCGTATGCGCATTATGCGTGGCAAACTGCGGGTAGATCCGGTCCGTCATGGATAATAGCTTTTTTGCACAGGCCATGTAGCTGACATCTGTCGCAGATTTTCGTGTGAAAACTGGATACCCCTCAAGCCCTTCAACCTGCGCAACCTTAATCTCGGTATCCCAGTAGGCTCCCTTTACCAATCGGATCATAATTTTCCGATCCAGTTCCGTTGCCAATGAATAGCACCAATCAAGTACATAGAACGCGCGTGGCCCGTATGCCTGAACGACAACACCAAACCCATCCCACCCAGCGAGATCTGAGACCGATAAGACCGCCTCGATCACGTCAAGCGAAAGGTCAAGCCGGTTGGCTTCCTCTGCGTCAATATTGAAACCCATGCCCGCATTTTTAGCTTGCATAGCAAGACTAACCACCCGCGGAACCAGCTCTTTCATCACCCGCTCTTTATGGCCAAATTCATATCTTGGATGAAGAGCCGATAGTTTTATGGAGATGCCAGGATTATCACGAATATCTTCATTTACCGCAGCTTCTGACAATTCAGAAATCGCTCGGGAATAGGCATTAAAATACCGGGTCGCATCTTTTGCAGTCCGGGCTGCTTCGCCGAGCATATCATAGGAGTAGGTATATCCTTTCTCCTCCATACTACGGGCACGCCCCATCGCTTCTTGAATATCCCGGCCAAGAACAAACTGATGCCCTAATGTGCGCATTGCCTGGCCAACTGCTTTTCGAATAACCGGCTCACCAGCCCTTTTTACGAGTTTACGAACGTTTGTCACAACGTCCCATTTTTCTCGCTCCTCCAAGGAAATTACCTTGCCGGTCAACATCAATGCCCAGGTAGATACGTTGACCAGTGGAGATGCAGAATGACCCAGATGCTGGCTCCAGTCTGCAGAAGCGATTTTGTCATGAATCAAAACATCGATCGTTTCTTCATCAGGAACACGAAGCAAAGCCTCGGCTAGACACATAAGAGCAACCCCTTCCTCAGTGCTTAAACCATATTCGCTGAGGAACGTCTCCATCATTCCTGGTGTAGACTCTTTTCGGAGTAGACGCACAAATTCTGTAGCTTCGTCAACAATCTCTTCCCGCTGCTCATGCGTGATATCCAGATAATCGATCAAGGTCTCCAGATTGCGGCGCTCATCACTGATGTGATGTTCCCGAATAAGTGCCCGAATTCCTGGTAACTTAGATTGCTTTGATTGCAACATGGCTGCCTACCCTATGTAATTCCCATATTAATGAGTTAGGGCGATAGAATACGCTTTTCCAAGAAGGAAATTTTACCGTAATTTCGTATAATTTGATAAATTGTACTTTTATTTATATAAATTAAGGACGATTTGACCAAAGAATAATGATAGTATAGTCCTATGGACAAGATTGATCGAAAAATTTTAAAAATACTTCAGGAAGATGCCCGCATTACAATGACGGAACTGGCCAATAGGGTCGGGCTGACAAAGACACCGTGCATTGAACGGATCAAACGTCTGGAAAAAAGCAAAATCATTCGCAAATATATCGCTGCATTAAACCCAGATACTTTGGATGCTGGGCATATTGCTTTTGTTCAGGTAACGCTCAGTGACACGACAACACAAGCTTTGCAGGAATTTAATCTGGCAGTTCAGAAAAATCCAAAAATTCAGTCCTGCCATATGATTGCAGGTAACTTCGATTATCTGTTGAAAGTTCGAACCAAAGATATCAATGAATATCGCCAATTCCTGGGGACGACAATCGCACAACTTCCAAAGGTTCAGCAAACAAGTACATTTACTGTCATGGAGACTGTCGTCGATCAGGTGACTTTCGAAGTCCCCGTGGAATAAGCAGTTACACCTATAGTGGCCAGAAAATCAGAATTGTTGGTACGGATATGGCGACGATGAGTATTTCCAGCGGAAGCCCCATCCGCCAATAATCACCAAACTTATATCCACCCGGCCCCATGATCAGAGTGTTGTTTTTATGCCCTATTGGCGTAAGAAATGCACAAGAAGCCGCAACAGCAACCGCCATCAAAAAAGGGTCGGGATTTACATTGAGTTTACTGGCAACTTCCACTGCTATCGGCGCACCAACAACCGCTGTTGCGGTATTATTGAGAACATCCGACAAAGTCATGATGACAATCATCAACACCGTTAAGACCACCATCACCGGCAAGCCTTCAGTCAGTCCGACAAGCTGGCTAGCAATTAATTCTGTGCCACCAGACTGTTCCAAAGCTGTCCCAAGCGGGATCATCGAGCCCAATAGAACGATCACCGGCCATTCAACTTGATGATAAACCTCCTGAAGCGGCACAATTTCAAGAAGAACATAAGCCGCAACAACAATAGCAAGCGCGACAGCCAGATATAACCACCCGAAACTGGCCGCAAGGATTGCTGCTGAGAAAACGCCAATAGCAAGACCTGCCCTCTTGTATTGCGTTACGGAAAGTCCACGTTCCGCCAATGGCAGAACGCCCAACCAATTTGCAACCCCTTCTAAACGCTCCGAAGGCCCCAAGAGCAAAAGAATATCTCCTGCTTCAATTTGCAGCCGCCGTACTCGCTCCCGAAACCGGGTTCCTTCTCTGGAAACGCCCAACAAAGTAACCCCATGCCTCAAAAGCAATTTTAGAGAGAGAGCAGAGCGCCCCTCGATCAATGCATTTTGCGGCACCACAACTTCCATTAAGGACATACCGCCAGAGGCAACCTTCTCATGACGCTTTTCACCCGCAAATTCGAGCTTCAACGCACCCCGAAACTGATCCAACTCCTGAGGCCCGGCTTCCAGGATAAGGACATCGCCAGCCTGAATTTCAATATGACGCGCATATCCTGAAAATCGACGTTTCTGGCGCACTAGGCCAATTATGGAAACATCAGCGTCTTCAGCTTGACTATCCAACTCCCGCACTTTCAAGCCGACAGCTGATGATCCTTCCGGAACCACCAACTCAGCAATATAATCCTCCAGCTCCATCAACTCGCTACCAGGATCTTTACCGCTATCTTTTCGGGGAATTAGCTTCCAGCCAAACAGGGCGACGAAAGCGATACCGATAACAGAACATGTAAGCCCTACAGGTGCGAAATCGAACATCCCGTAGGCTTCACCCAGCGCTTGCTCCCGATAAGACGCTATAATAATATTGGGTGGTGTCCCAATAAGCGTAATCATGCCGCCCAAAATTGTCGCGAAAGCCAAAGGCATCAAAGTAATGCGGGGACTTCTTTCCTTCTTTTTCGCCGCCTGTAAATCCACGGGCATCAAAAGAGCTAACGCAGCCACATTGTTCATGAACGCCGACAAAATGGCTCCAATCCCGCTCATTGCAGAAATATGCCTTGAGAGTTTCAGGTCCATTGCCGTTACTTTTCGGGTGATAATGTCAATAGCGCCGGAATTCACCAACCCACGTGAAACGATGAGCACCAATCCCACAATAATCGTTGCTGGATGGCCAAAACCCGAAAATGCATCTTCTGTTGGAACAACACCCAAGACAAGCGCGATTATAAGGGCAATAAAAGCAACCAAATCATATCGCCACCGGCCCCAGAGCAGGAAAACAAAAACCACCGCAAACAGCGAAAACAAAATGATCTGGTCTGTCGACATATCTGACCTCAGCTATCGAGATATATTAAGAAGCAGCTTGAAACTGCTCCAGCATGGCTTTCATTTTCGCATGTAAAAGATTGATGGCTTTTAAAGGCCTGACCATCACTTTAAAATCAGTAATAAGACCTTGATCGTCGCACGTAATCATATCAACGCCATTGATTTCAATACCGTCGATCTCTGTTTGAAACTCCAGCACAGCGTGATTGCCATCAACAACCTCCCTCAGGTATTTAAAGTTTTCACCGCCCAAGACCTGAAAAGCAGCCCCTAAATACATTTGAGTTAGTTTCTGACCTTGCTGAGGAGTGTGGACGACTGGCGAATGAAAAATAGCGTCTTCATGCAACAGCTCTTTTAACCCCCGAACATCTTTGGTCTCGAGCAAGCCATGCCATTTTTCTAAAGTTTCATTGATCATTTTATTCTCCCTTTCCCGGGAGCTTATCGAAGCATACAATTCAAGTAAACAAATCTCGGCGTCGTTGTTTCACTTGCCTTATCAGAACGGCTACAGGCGCAATAATGATAAAAATGGCTGTTGCAGATGTAACAATAGAGGGCCCTGTCGGTGTATCAAAACTAGCAGATCCAATTATGCCTGCCATGACTGAAACTAATCCAATTAATGAAGCAAACACAGCCATCATTTCAGGGCTTCGGACCAGCTGACGAGACGTCGCAGCAGGGATAATTAGCAGTGAGGTAATCAACAAAATACCGACAATCCGGATAGAAACCGCTACAACAATGGTCATCAACATGACCAATATTAAGTTGACCCAAAATGTTTTCACGCCTTCTGCCCGTGCGAGATCCTCATGCAACGTCATTAATGTCAGAGACACCCAATTGAAGAGCAAAAAAGCCACAACCAGTATTCCACCACCATATATCCAATAGATGTCCGTTAGGGTAACCGTCAAAATGTCACCAAACAAATAGGCGTGCAGATCAAATTGCCGATTTTCAACAAAACTCAAGACCACCATCCCGATGGACAAAGCCGCATGCGCCAAAATACCGAGGAGGGTATCCGTCGCCAGAAGTTTAGTTTGCTGCAGAGACAACAATAACAACGCAAAAAGACCACAGGTTACCATCGTCCCAACATTGTTGCTCAAACCCAGCAGTAGCCCAAGCGCCACTCCCAAAAGAGCACTGTGCGCAAGACTGTCGCCAAAGTAAGCCATCCGCCGCCACACAACAAAGCATCCAAGCGGGCCTGCAACCACGGCAATACCTGCGCCTGCAATAAGCGCACGTGTTAGAAAATCATCCAGCATTATGGAGGTGATCCTTTTGAGTATCTTTGTCTAACTGGAGATGATTTCCATGTATGTGCTTATGATCGTGTACATGCCCATGATCATGGTGGTGGTAGCTTGCCATCATATTCGCAAGATCCTCGCCAAAAAGAGAGACAAAGGCTGGATCCTTGGCAACCGAGCTTGGCTCTCCGTAACAACAAACCTCCCCGGACAGGCAAAGCACATTGCGCGTTGCGGACATCACAAGATGCAAATCATGGGACACCATCAGGACACTAATCCCTTGCTCGCGGTAGATCTTCTCTATGAGTTTGTAGAAAAAAAGCTGGCCCTGCACATCCAAATTTTGTGCAGGTTCGTCCAAGACTAATAGATTTGGCTTATTCAATAATGCTCTGGCCAGCAACACACGCTGCAATTCACCACCAGACAAAACAGAAAGAGGACTATTCAGAAATTGACCAATGTTGGTCTCTTCAATAACAGCCTGCTGCTCCTTGCGAGAAGCAAAAGTTCTCAGATTCAAAAAGCGCTTCACTGATATAGGGATAGAATTATCTGCGATCAGACGCTGAGGAACATAGCCCACCTTCAAATCGTCTGCCCGGGTAACTTTTCCGCGGTCTGGAGCATAAAACCCCATCATGCATTTCAACAACATAGATTTACCAGCACCATTTGGCCCGATTATGGTGATGAAATCGTTGCGACCTATGGTGAGGGAAACGTCGTTCAAGACGGCTCTTCCATCCCGGAAAACCTGAATATTTTCCGCAGTTATGAGATTTGACATATTATCCACTCACTCCGCCGACCGACAGTCCTGGCAGATACCCTCAATCTCAACTGTTGTATGGTGAGGCAGAAAACCTTGTTTCTTCACCATATCCCTCAGAGCATCCGCCACTTCTCCAGCACAACATTCCTGAACTTCCTTACAGTTGTCACAAATTAAAAAAAAGCAGTCACGGTGCTTTAAAGGGTGACTACAACCAACATAAGCGTTCAGACTATTGATTTTGTGAACCAATCCATTTTCTTGCAGAAATTCCAGCGCTCGATAGACGGTAGGTGGCTTAGCACTATAGTCTTCTCCAAGCCTATCCAAAAGATCATAGGCTTTTACCGAACCATGATTTTCCCATACAAGCTCCAGTACGTGCCGCCTCAGATCAGTAAATCGTAATCCCCGTTCTTCACAAATATCTGTCGCAGTCTGGATAGCGTCTTTGATGCAGTGGGCATGCTCATGACGTTGATACATTGATATCACCTCAACTTAATTTAATGTTATGTTATTACATTAATAAGGGAGGGTAAATACTAAACGGCCTAGTTCTTCTCGAGGGGAGCAGCTTGATCATTTGGAATGGCTGCGCCCAAAGCCTGCGGATGATTGCTCTCAACCATCTCAACGCGAATATCTCTCTGCGGAAAGGGAATATCTACGTTATGTTCTTTGAACGCCTTCCAGATTTCAACAAGAACCGCGCTGGTTACATTTGCACAGCCTTGCTCAGGATCTGCGATCCAAAAGCGAAGCTCTAAATCAATGGCGTTATCACCGAAACCACGCATCAAGCATCTGGGAGCGGGATTTTTCAAAACTCGATCAACTGTGACCGCAACTTCCTCTACGATTTTAATCACTTCCGGGATATCGGAAGAGTAGGCAACTCCTATCGGAGCCTTAAGTCGAATATTTTTGGAACTATAGGACCAATTGATAACCTGCTGAGTGATCAAATCCTCGTTAGGGATCAAATATTCCGAAGCGTCACGGGTAATGACCGACGCATATCGTGCGCCCATCGAATGGACCCTACCATATGACTCTCCAACCTCGATAACATCGCCAGGCTTGATGCTTCTATCCAGCAATAGAATCACACCACTAATTAAGTTGGAGACCACTTTCTGCAAACCAAAACCGATACCAACACCGAGCGCACCACTGAAGACCGCGAAAGCTGTGATATTAATTCCTGAATTAGACAACACGATCAATATAGCCGCAGCTATCAGGCCAACACGGATCAGCTTGGCAAGCAACACCTGCACAGAGGGTGTTAAAGCGCTAGTCTTTTGAATTCGGGCTTCCGCAAATTTTGAAAGACCCAAAGAAATCCAA contains the following coding sequences:
- the putA gene encoding bifunctional proline dehydrogenase/L-glutamate gamma-semialdehyde dehydrogenase PutA gives rise to the protein MLQSKQSKLPGIRALIREHHISDERRNLETLIDYLDITHEQREEIVDEATEFVRLLRKESTPGMMETFLSEYGLSTEEGVALMCLAEALLRVPDEETIDVLIHDKIASADWSQHLGHSASPLVNVSTWALMLTGKVISLEEREKWDVVTNVRKLVKRAGEPVIRKAVGQAMRTLGHQFVLGRDIQEAMGRARSMEEKGYTYSYDMLGEAARTAKDATRYFNAYSRAISELSEAAVNEDIRDNPGISIKLSALHPRYEFGHKERVMKELVPRVVSLAMQAKNAGMGFNIDAEEANRLDLSLDVIEAVLSVSDLAGWDGFGVVVQAYGPRAFYVLDWCYSLATELDRKIMIRLVKGAYWDTEIKVAQVEGLEGYPVFTRKSATDVSYMACAKKLLSMTDRIYPQFATHNAHTVMSVLNMATDLDAFEFQRLHGMGEALHGLAKQKNKTRCRIYAPVGIHEDLLAYLVRRLLENGANSSFVNQVFDEKVPPRQVVRDPIEVLMKGLESKPNTLPLPLDIYPEGRKNSLGRNFSNPDVQFAYEASLQHFSDKTWLAGTTKDAENLKPIFNPADFGDRVGSYLEADRDVVQQAYERARSAVVQWENTSVQTRADVLRKIADLYEENSAELMAILTREAAKIPLDALNEVREAVDFCRYYADRAEELTENTAARGVFVCISPWNFPLAIFTGQIVAALVAGNTVLAKPAPQTPLIGGFAVELMHKAGIPKDNLHLLVGGVETGQALTELEGLDGICFTGSTLTAQKIHQVMAETAKPTAPLIAETGGLNAMLVDSTALPEQAVRDIVASAFQSAGQRCSALRILYVQEDVKDRLLTMLKGAMDELTIGKPGSFATDVGPVIDEAAQANINSYVESFKNKGAILKQVDIPQGLSGKGYFVAPALIEVDGIQDMEREIFGPVLHVATYKAGELEMVISDINAAGYGLTLGLHTRVDARVAEVAEQAHVGNVYVNRNQIGAVVGVQPFGGEGLSGTGPKAGGPLYLHKFQKSAEETGSMSPSTSLEMAHSGIFSLLKAWHGERSNLEQQLMRKLQGYGETSQICPGPTGESNQLTLHPRGRIALVGEDWHLDLLLALATGNTVILQETVAGAKELMTLMADKPEFSAQIEFCKTDLLDLGEMQKLELDAICFSTDNVEHIRGIRKVISQLPGKLVPVLESQRDWREFVHERCLSVDTTASGGNAALLAASAE
- a CDS encoding Lrp/AsnC ligand binding domain-containing protein, producing MDKIDRKILKILQEDARITMTELANRVGLTKTPCIERIKRLEKSKIIRKYIAALNPDTLDAGHIAFVQVTLSDTTTQALQEFNLAVQKNPKIQSCHMIAGNFDYLLKVRTKDINEYRQFLGTTIAQLPKVQQTSTFTVMETVVDQVTFEVPVE
- a CDS encoding SLC13 family permease, whose amino-acid sequence is MSTDQIILFSLFAVVFVFLLWGRWRYDLVAFIALIIALVLGVVPTEDAFSGFGHPATIIVGLVLIVSRGLVNSGAIDIITRKVTAMDLKLSRHISAMSGIGAILSAFMNNVAALALLMPVDLQAAKKKERSPRITLMPLAFATILGGMITLIGTPPNIIIASYREQALGEAYGMFDFAPVGLTCSVIGIAFVALFGWKLIPRKDSGKDPGSELMELEDYIAELVVPEGSSAVGLKVRELDSQAEDADVSIIGLVRQKRRFSGYARHIEIQAGDVLILEAGPQELDQFRGALKLEFAGEKRHEKVASGGMSLMEVVVPQNALIEGRSALSLKLLLRHGVTLLGVSREGTRFRERVRRLQIEAGDILLLLGPSERLEGVANWLGVLPLAERGLSVTQYKRAGLAIGVFSAAILAASFGWLYLAVALAIVVAAYVLLEIVPLQEVYHQVEWPVIVLLGSMIPLGTALEQSGGTELIASQLVGLTEGLPVMVVLTVLMIVIMTLSDVLNNTATAVVGAPIAVEVASKLNVNPDPFLMAVAVAASCAFLTPIGHKNNTLIMGPGGYKFGDYWRMGLPLEILIVAISVPTILIFWPL
- a CDS encoding nuclear transport factor 2 family protein encodes the protein MINETLEKWHGLLETKDVRGLKELLHEDAIFHSPVVHTPQQGQKLTQMYLGAAFQVLGGENFKYLREVVDGNHAVLEFQTEIDGIEINGVDMITCDDQGLITDFKVMVRPLKAINLLHAKMKAMLEQFQAAS
- a CDS encoding metal ABC transporter permease, encoding MLDDFLTRALIAGAGIAVVAGPLGCFVVWRRMAYFGDSLAHSALLGVALGLLLGLSNNVGTMVTCGLFALLLLSLQQTKLLATDTLLGILAHAALSIGMVVLSFVENRQFDLHAYLFGDILTVTLTDIYWIYGGGILVVAFLLFNWVSLTLMTLHEDLARAEGVKTFWVNLILVMLMTIVVAVSIRIVGILLITSLLIIPAATSRQLVRSPEMMAVFASLIGLVSVMAGIIGSASFDTPTGPSIVTSATAIFIIIAPVAVLIRQVKQRRRDLFT
- a CDS encoding ATP-binding cassette domain-containing protein, which codes for MSNLITAENIQVFRDGRAVLNDVSLTIGRNDFITIIGPNGAGKSMLLKCMMGFYAPDRGKVTRADDLKVGYVPQRLIADNSIPISVKRFLNLRTFASRKEQQAVIEETNIGQFLNSPLSVLSGGELQRVLLARALLNKPNLLVLDEPAQNLDVQGQLFFYKLIEKIYREQGISVLMVSHDLHLVMSATRNVLCLSGEVCCYGEPSSVAKDPAFVSLFGEDLANMMASYHHHDHGHVHDHKHIHGNHLQLDKDTQKDHLHNAG
- a CDS encoding transcriptional repressor, with protein sequence MYQRHEHAHCIKDAIQTATDICEERGLRFTDLRRHVLELVWENHGSVKAYDLLDRLGEDYSAKPPTVYRALEFLQENGLVHKINSLNAYVGCSHPLKHRDCFFLICDNCKEVQECCAGEVADALRDMVKKQGFLPHHTTVEIEGICQDCRSAE
- a CDS encoding mechanosensitive ion channel family protein; this encodes MTEAELIERAQNLWVFIQTAILTIEFAVQFIAVVLGYLIARFLRPRVLEAVRSAAQKVKLPLMGRISPVLQSVSLPLLWLTIQFLVLAAIQGAGHPSYLLSVTCSLLSAWVFIQILTRLMQNTAWARLVAFCIWTIAALNILGFLTPTLEFLDSMSFSFGEANISMLKIAKGLVAAIIVFWISLGLSKFAEARIQKTSALTPSVQVLLAKLIRVGLIAAAILIVLSNSGINITAFAVFSGALGVGIGFGLQKVVSNLISGVILLLDRSIKPGDVIEVGESYGRVHSMGARYASVITRDASEYLIPNEDLITQQVINWSYSSKNIRLKAPIGVAYSSDIPEVIKIVEEVAVTVDRVLKNPAPRCLMRGFGDNAIDLELRFWIADPEQGCANVTSAVLVEIWKAFKEHNVDIPFPQRDIRVEMVESNHPQALGAAIPNDQAAPLEKN